A window of the Arenibacter algicola genome harbors these coding sequences:
- a CDS encoding TonB-dependent receptor plug domain-containing protein, translating to MTLALNRPSKLLFAIIFYSITGFLVGQENSQSPKDSLPLNALEEVVVTANRYGSIQHKTPEAIEVVNNNSIQRFQLRTAPEALLLAPGVFVQKTNHGGGSPFIRGLTGNQTLLLYDGIRLNNATVRSGPNQYFNTIDVFSVGKMEVLRGSGSVQYGSDAIGGTIQALSTEVETTEKPVWGTDLFTRFVTQDMEQTANAALKYGDKRVAFRANATWRNFGDLVGGDTTGQQIPTGYRELDFDLKGKILLSDRSRLTTVYQRVHQKDVPVYHKVALEDYALNKMDPQKRELAYARLQQDLGNNIFKTAVVTASYQHHEEGRILQKNGSTSLRTENDKVRTFGFSAETFSSHGKIWSANTGVEIYNDKVRSSRTDKDLTTSNETANRGLYPDGATMTSIAAFSMHTLSMEQWDITAGLRFNTFINKVTDSVLGDTKLTPSALVGNLALQRRLNETSNVFASINTGFRAPNINDLGSLGIVDFRYETPNFNLKPEHSLQYQLGYKFRNRAVKAEVFLYRNELYDLIVRNRIAGDSIEGYPVYQKKNVERSFIQGVEMGLDLSLNPNWNLSGNMTYTYGQNKTSDEPARRIPPLFGRLATSYTIKNWNLNADWLLAGKQDRLASGDVDDNRIPDGGTPGWNVLNIHGSYSINYITIAVGLQNIFNEDYRYHGSGVNGYGRSGVLSVAARL from the coding sequence ATGACCTTAGCTTTAAATAGACCTTCAAAATTACTTTTTGCCATAATTTTCTATAGTATCACAGGATTCCTCGTTGGCCAGGAAAATTCCCAGTCCCCGAAAGACTCTTTGCCCTTAAACGCCTTGGAGGAAGTAGTGGTTACGGCAAACAGATACGGATCCATACAACATAAGACCCCGGAAGCCATTGAGGTGGTCAACAACAACTCTATACAAAGATTTCAATTGCGTACTGCTCCCGAAGCACTGCTATTGGCTCCAGGGGTGTTTGTTCAAAAAACCAACCATGGTGGAGGATCGCCCTTTATAAGGGGGTTAACAGGGAATCAAACCTTACTGCTTTATGACGGTATCCGCCTTAATAATGCCACGGTAAGATCGGGACCCAACCAGTATTTTAATACTATTGATGTGTTCAGCGTGGGCAAAATGGAAGTTTTACGTGGAAGCGGTTCTGTACAATATGGTTCCGATGCCATAGGGGGAACCATCCAAGCCTTGAGCACAGAGGTGGAAACCACTGAAAAACCGGTTTGGGGTACGGATCTTTTTACCCGATTTGTGACACAGGACATGGAACAGACGGCCAATGCAGCCTTAAAATACGGTGATAAACGAGTGGCCTTTAGGGCCAATGCCACATGGCGAAATTTCGGAGACCTTGTAGGTGGTGATACCACCGGACAACAGATTCCAACCGGCTACAGAGAATTGGATTTTGACCTCAAGGGAAAAATATTGCTGTCGGACCGTTCCCGCCTCACCACAGTGTACCAACGTGTGCATCAAAAAGATGTTCCCGTCTACCACAAGGTAGCCTTGGAGGATTATGCATTAAATAAGATGGACCCGCAAAAAAGGGAACTAGCCTATGCTAGACTCCAGCAGGACTTGGGGAACAACATCTTTAAAACTGCGGTGGTTACCGCTTCCTACCAACATCATGAGGAAGGTAGGATATTGCAAAAAAATGGCTCCACTTCACTGCGAACTGAAAATGATAAGGTGAGGACCTTTGGATTTTCTGCCGAAACATTTTCGAGCCATGGTAAAATATGGTCCGCAAATACCGGGGTCGAGATCTATAACGACAAGGTAAGAAGTAGTCGCACCGATAAGGATCTGACCACCAGCAACGAAACGGCCAATCGCGGCTTATATCCAGACGGGGCTACCATGACCAGTATTGCCGCTTTCAGCATGCATACCCTGAGCATGGAGCAATGGGACATTACAGCAGGTTTACGGTTCAACACCTTTATCAACAAAGTAACCGATTCGGTCTTGGGCGATACCAAACTTACGCCCTCGGCTTTAGTTGGAAACTTGGCCCTGCAGCGAAGATTGAATGAAACATCCAATGTCTTTGCCTCCATCAATACAGGCTTTAGGGCTCCGAATATCAATGATCTTGGATCCTTGGGCATAGTAGATTTTAGGTACGAAACACCCAATTTCAATCTAAAACCGGAACATTCCCTACAATATCAACTGGGCTACAAATTTCGTAACCGTGCCGTGAAGGCCGAAGTATTTTTATATCGTAATGAATTGTACGATTTAATTGTGCGGAACAGAATAGCTGGCGACAGTATTGAGGGCTATCCCGTTTATCAAAAGAAAAATGTGGAACGCAGCTTTATCCAAGGGGTGGAAATGGGATTGGATCTAAGCCTGAATCCAAATTGGAACCTATCAGGAAATATGACCTATACCTATGGCCAAAACAAAACCAGTGATGAACCGGCTCGCCGAATCCCACCCTTATTTGGTCGATTGGCCACCTCCTACACTATAAAGAACTGGAACCTCAATGCTGATTGGCTCTTGGCCGGCAAACAGGATCGTTTGGCGTCTGGGGATGTAGACGACAATAGAATCCCTGATGGTGGTACGCCCGGTTGGAACGTACTTAATATACATGGCAGTTATTCCATTAATTACATTACCATAGCTGTTGGACTACAGAATATCTTCAATGAGGATTATAGATACCATGGCTCTGGAGTCAATGGCTATGGGAGGTCTGGAGTGTTATCGGTTGCTGCGAGGTTGTAA
- a CDS encoding bifunctional YncE family protein/alkaline phosphatase family protein, producing MNRLIILLLTLVFIACNSRQNSITILQVPGKDQYSIIDENGISILASGRYVTPVGDKLRITHDPFGMAVSPDGSKAVTLHNGVFTVIDVASLESVRIPSYDGSIPSPLAKGSFLGVEFAQDSKTVYLSGGDTGAVIQYDVENLVKVDSISLNGMVNGKDYQDSFTSDLRINEAENELLVLDRGNFRLVRIDLDTKKIKGSVNVGRQPFGLAISPDKKQAFVANVGVYSYPLIEGATPANYDSLMISHHPYGDNTKESIEGTEVEGRKVPGLGSPLHPDAMSVFTIDLDNNKVIKKFKTGHQIGQTVEDAEVVGGASPNSIAVGKQFAYITNATNDNITIIDHSSQEIVGHIPIKVDPRIDKYRGLLPFGITMDKEEKTLYVALLGFNAVAVIDIPSQTTKGLIPSGWGPTRVELSKDEKNIYIITCRGLGAGPNGGKDFVEPPQGDYIGDIQLGSFQRVAMPTDEKLAEYTKMSIDNTFRESTITDDGTNPLPPLPKLRQSPIKHVVYITKENRTYDEVFGQLKTGKGDSTLARYGVNNTYTLPDSVQAQFPNLRISPNHHKAAKQFAYSDNYYCDSDASVHGHHWLVGVIPNEWVEANASVSKTAKIFSDAPGRRHPGTIGSVDPEDYAEIGGLWEALDREKVSFYNFGQANETAHVREEWYDTNTGAAHGVMVPMQKALFTRTSHDFAGYNMNIPDQYRMDQFEREFTEKWIEGEEEMPQLVTMMLPNDHGARIRPEDGYPYPQSFMVDNDLAVGRVLHFLSRTKYWKNMLVIITEDDPQGGVDHVDAHRSILMMAGPYVKKGYVSNTHANFGALLKTMYNILNVPYVNQFDVTASLLQDFFTSEPDFTPYTLERHDERMYNAELSMKKYNKTIDWRKIEQGPPMDNEDDARVNHYENKTDDEQ from the coding sequence ATGAATCGGCTAATTATCCTCCTTTTAACACTAGTTTTTATTGCCTGCAATTCACGCCAAAACAGCATTACCATTTTACAGGTACCCGGTAAAGATCAGTACAGTATTATTGATGAAAATGGAATATCCATTTTGGCAAGTGGGAGGTATGTGACACCAGTAGGGGATAAATTGCGGATTACACATGATCCTTTTGGGATGGCCGTTTCTCCTGATGGGAGCAAGGCGGTTACCCTGCACAATGGGGTCTTTACAGTAATTGACGTCGCCTCCTTGGAGTCGGTCAGGATTCCCAGCTATGATGGCAGTATACCGTCACCTTTGGCCAAGGGTTCTTTTTTGGGGGTTGAATTTGCCCAGGATTCCAAAACGGTTTATTTAAGTGGGGGAGATACGGGAGCAGTGATCCAATACGATGTGGAGAATCTTGTAAAAGTGGATTCCATCTCCTTGAACGGTATGGTTAACGGGAAGGATTATCAGGATAGTTTTACTTCCGATCTGAGGATCAACGAGGCGGAGAACGAACTGTTGGTGTTGGATCGCGGCAATTTTAGACTGGTGCGTATCGATCTGGATACCAAAAAAATAAAGGGGAGCGTCAATGTGGGAAGACAGCCTTTTGGCTTGGCCATCAGTCCCGATAAAAAGCAGGCCTTTGTGGCCAATGTAGGAGTGTATTCCTATCCTTTGATAGAGGGCGCCACTCCTGCCAATTACGATTCCTTAATGATTTCCCATCACCCTTATGGAGATAATACCAAGGAATCCATAGAGGGTACCGAAGTGGAAGGACGAAAGGTTCCAGGCTTGGGGAGTCCGTTGCATCCCGATGCCATGAGTGTTTTTACTATAGACCTGGACAACAACAAGGTGATCAAAAAATTTAAAACGGGGCATCAAATAGGACAGACCGTGGAGGATGCCGAAGTGGTTGGTGGCGCAAGTCCTAATTCCATTGCCGTAGGGAAACAATTCGCCTATATAACCAATGCCACCAACGACAATATCACCATCATTGATCATTCAAGCCAGGAAATTGTAGGTCATATTCCCATTAAGGTGGACCCGAGAATCGACAAATACCGTGGTCTTCTGCCTTTCGGTATCACCATGGACAAGGAAGAAAAAACGTTATATGTGGCCTTATTGGGATTCAATGCAGTAGCCGTCATAGATATTCCGTCCCAAACCACCAAGGGGCTTATTCCCAGTGGCTGGGGGCCTACCAGGGTGGAATTGTCCAAGGATGAAAAGAATATTTATATCATTACCTGTAGAGGTCTTGGGGCCGGACCCAATGGAGGGAAGGATTTTGTAGAACCACCACAGGGCGATTACATTGGGGATATTCAATTGGGGAGCTTCCAAAGGGTAGCCATGCCAACCGATGAAAAACTTGCCGAATACACCAAAATGTCCATCGACAATACCTTTAGGGAAAGCACCATAACCGATGATGGTACCAATCCTTTGCCTCCCTTGCCAAAGTTGCGGCAGAGCCCTATTAAACATGTGGTGTATATTACCAAGGAGAACAGGACCTACGATGAGGTTTTTGGACAGCTTAAAACAGGAAAGGGCGATAGTACCTTGGCCCGCTATGGGGTTAATAATACCTATACCTTGCCCGATTCCGTCCAAGCACAATTCCCCAACCTGCGCATTTCACCCAACCATCATAAGGCCGCAAAGCAATTTGCCTATTCGGACAATTACTATTGCGATAGTGATGCTTCGGTACACGGCCATCATTGGCTAGTGGGTGTTATTCCCAATGAATGGGTAGAGGCAAATGCCAGTGTGAGCAAGACGGCCAAAATATTCTCGGACGCTCCGGGGCGTCGGCACCCTGGAACAATTGGAAGTGTAGATCCTGAGGATTATGCGGAGATTGGTGGACTTTGGGAAGCCCTGGATAGGGAAAAGGTTTCCTTCTACAATTTTGGACAGGCCAACGAAACAGCACATGTGCGCGAAGAATGGTATGATACCAATACCGGCGCGGCCCATGGGGTGATGGTGCCTATGCAAAAGGCTTTGTTTACAAGGACCAGCCACGACTTTGCCGGTTATAATATGAATATCCCCGATCAATACCGAATGGATCAGTTTGAAAGGGAGTTTACAGAGAAATGGATTGAAGGAGAGGAAGAAATGCCGCAATTGGTGACCATGATGTTACCCAATGATCACGGGGCAAGAATACGTCCCGAAGATGGCTATCCTTACCCACAATCCTTTATGGTAGATAATGACCTGGCGGTGGGCAGGGTACTGCATTTTCTATCCAGGACCAAATACTGGAAGAATATGCTGGTCATCATCACAGAAGATGATCCCCAGGGCGGTGTAGATCATGTGGATGCCCATAGGTCCATTCTTATGATGGCGGGGCCTTATGTGAAAAAAGGCTATGTTTCCAACACCCATGCCAATTTTGGTGCCCTGTTAAAGACTATGTACAATATTTTGAATGTTCCCTATGTAAATCAGTTCGATGTTACGGCATCCTTGCTTCAGGATTTTTTCACCTCGGAGCCCGACTTTACACCCTATACTTTGGAACGTCATGATGAACGTATGTACAACGCGGAACTTTCCATGAAGAAGTACAACAAAACCATAGACTGGCGCAAAATAGAACAGGGCCCCCCTATGGACAATGAGGACGATGCCAGGGTAAACCATTATGAGAACAAGACAGATGATGAACAATGA
- a CDS encoding saccharopine dehydrogenase family protein: MSYNMVIAGAGGIAQAVGLIMADWGNVPLKIFIGNRTLEKAEKVAHWIGKGTTDPGVAKAFCLSESGLTKEMEDIFTQGDVLLDCLPGSLAPKMASYAKDFKMHYVNLTEYVAETNEIIALAKNAETGFVLQSGLAPGYINLLAHHLFQEFCSKHKVDKVDKLQFKVGALTDHAVAPHYYGFTWSPVGVATEYVKDAEAVRNYKKVPLKSLSERATIIIDGRTYEEDLTSGGAADLPDALAGKVRDLDYKTLRYPGHYAWVQQQLAGFKNVDASIKTLQEKMESEIPHIENDQIVLYAAVEGKDMHGVLRRSEVSKLIFPQKVGIHRLRAIQTTTAAPMVQAAFMLMESEYKGVVLQSQIDPKPFLNGNFIAPIYGYIN; the protein is encoded by the coding sequence ATGTCGTATAACATGGTTATTGCCGGTGCTGGAGGTATTGCCCAGGCCGTTGGATTGATAATGGCGGATTGGGGAAATGTTCCCCTAAAAATATTCATTGGCAATCGTACGTTGGAAAAGGCCGAAAAGGTGGCCCATTGGATAGGGAAGGGCACTACCGACCCCGGAGTGGCAAAGGCGTTTTGCCTTTCCGAATCGGGTCTGACCAAAGAAATGGAGGATATTTTTACGCAGGGCGATGTGCTGCTGGATTGTCTGCCCGGTAGCTTGGCCCCCAAAATGGCGAGCTATGCCAAAGATTTTAAAATGCACTATGTAAACCTTACCGAATATGTGGCAGAGACCAATGAAATAATAGCGTTGGCAAAGAATGCCGAAACCGGTTTTGTGCTCCAATCCGGTCTGGCACCAGGGTATATTAACCTTTTGGCACACCATCTCTTTCAGGAATTTTGCAGTAAACATAAGGTAGACAAGGTAGATAAGCTGCAGTTTAAGGTAGGGGCCTTAACGGACCATGCCGTAGCACCACATTACTATGGATTTACCTGGAGTCCCGTGGGGGTTGCCACCGAATATGTAAAGGATGCGGAAGCAGTCCGTAATTATAAAAAAGTACCTCTTAAATCCCTCTCCGAAAGAGCAACGATTATTATAGATGGTAGGACTTATGAGGAGGACCTTACTTCAGGTGGGGCCGCCGATCTTCCGGACGCCCTAGCGGGAAAGGTGCGAGACTTGGATTATAAGACCTTGAGATATCCAGGGCACTACGCCTGGGTGCAACAACAGCTTGCAGGTTTTAAAAATGTGGATGCCTCTATTAAGACCCTTCAGGAGAAAATGGAAAGTGAAATTCCCCATATCGAAAACGACCAAATTGTACTATATGCCGCTGTGGAAGGCAAGGATATGCACGGGGTGCTTAGAAGGAGTGAGGTTTCCAAGCTGATATTCCCGCAAAAAGTAGGGATACACAGACTTAGGGCCATACAGACCACCACGGCGGCACCCATGGTTCAGGCTGCTTTTATGTTAATGGAGTCCGAATACAAGGGAGTTGTTCTGCAAAGTCAGATAGATCCAAAACCTTTTTTGAACGGTAACTTTATAGCACCTATTTATGGCTATATCAATTGA
- a CDS encoding amidohydrolase family protein, with protein sequence MTIDSHQHFWKYNPVKHSWINEQMSVIRRDFLPSDLKPVYAKNGVDGCVAVQADQTLAETDFLLELAHNNAFIKGVVGWVDLRSASVDQELEKYAKDKHLKGYRHIVQEEADHNFLLRPDFLRGISKLEQYGAVYDILIYPHQLGATLEFVKKFPNQKFVIDHIAKPYIKDGFYDGWAAMMKEVAKHENVYCKISGMITEADFKSWTPEQIHPYMLLSLEAFGPERCMYGSDWPVCLVAGTYTQVKELTTNFISSLSTAEQAAIMGQNTVEFYNLE encoded by the coding sequence ATGACCATAGATTCCCATCAACACTTCTGGAAATACAATCCTGTAAAACACTCATGGATCAACGAGCAGATGAGCGTTATCCGACGGGATTTTTTACCCTCGGACCTAAAACCTGTCTATGCCAAAAACGGTGTGGACGGTTGTGTAGCGGTACAGGCGGACCAGACCTTGGCGGAAACCGATTTTTTATTGGAACTTGCCCATAACAACGCTTTTATAAAAGGCGTCGTGGGCTGGGTAGATCTAAGAAGTGCCAGTGTGGACCAAGAACTGGAAAAATACGCCAAGGACAAGCATTTAAAGGGATACCGACATATAGTTCAGGAAGAGGCCGACCATAATTTTTTGTTACGGCCCGACTTCCTACGTGGAATATCCAAATTGGAACAATACGGGGCGGTCTATGACATCCTTATTTACCCCCATCAGTTGGGAGCAACGCTGGAATTTGTAAAAAAATTCCCCAATCAGAAATTCGTTATCGATCATATTGCCAAACCATATATCAAAGATGGCTTCTATGACGGCTGGGCGGCCATGATGAAAGAAGTTGCCAAGCACGAAAACGTATACTGTAAAATCTCAGGGATGATTACCGAGGCGGATTTTAAGAGCTGGACCCCGGAACAAATACATCCCTATATGCTTTTGTCCCTTGAGGCCTTTGGCCCTGAACGCTGCATGTACGGATCCGACTGGCCCGTTTGCCTGGTCGCCGGCACTTATACCCAGGTAAAGGAGCTGACTACCAATTTCATTTCCAGCCTCAGCACTGCCGAGCAGGCCGCCATTATGGGACAGAATACGGTGGAGTTCTATAATTTAGAGTAA
- a CDS encoding UxaA family hydrolase encodes MSKNFLQIHPNDNILAALQDMKKDFVVEFEGKSFPLKNNVSAKHKFALQEFKVGDPILMYGALIGKATKPIAQGESITIDNVVHASADYNVGEQQSHWVAPDISKWKNSTFNGYHRADGSVGTANHWLVIPMVFCENRNVNVLRSTLLSALGYETAKDYIIDTEVLVSQYKKGASAEEMMASPLIKTAEDIKQNRTFPNVDGIKFLTHDGGCGCDRGDSDTLCNLLAGYITNPNVAGATILSLGCQNAEVKILEAAIAKRDPNFTKPLHILEQQKSKSERHFIEEAVKKTFLGLIEANKVTRQPSPLSKLVLGLECGGSDGFSGISANPALGYASDLIVALGGATVLSEFPELNGVEQELINRCEAPENAEKFASIMQAYSAKAVSIGSGFENNPSPGNIKDGLITDAMKSAGAAKKGGTSLVQDVLDYTERVTKNGLNLLCTPGNDVESTTGLAGSGCNVIAFTTGLGTPTGNPVAPVIKMSSNNALSERMKDIIDFNTGSIITGEDTIQTKGEELLDYIIEVASGNIVPAAVRLEQNDFIPWKRGISL; translated from the coding sequence ATGTCAAAGAATTTTTTACAAATACATCCCAATGATAATATCCTTGCCGCTCTGCAGGATATGAAAAAAGATTTTGTAGTAGAATTTGAGGGGAAATCCTTCCCGCTCAAAAACAATGTTAGCGCCAAGCACAAATTTGCGCTGCAAGAATTTAAGGTGGGCGACCCCATCCTAATGTATGGCGCCTTGATAGGGAAAGCTACAAAGCCCATTGCCCAGGGAGAAAGCATTACCATAGACAATGTGGTACACGCCTCTGCGGATTACAATGTTGGGGAGCAACAATCTCATTGGGTGGCACCGGACATTTCCAAGTGGAAAAACAGCACCTTCAACGGCTATCACCGTGCAGACGGCAGTGTTGGTACGGCCAACCATTGGCTGGTGATCCCTATGGTGTTCTGTGAAAACAGAAATGTAAACGTTCTGCGCTCTACCCTACTGAGTGCTCTGGGCTACGAGACCGCCAAAGACTATATCATAGACACGGAAGTGCTGGTATCCCAATACAAAAAAGGAGCCAGTGCAGAAGAGATGATGGCCTCGCCCCTGATTAAAACCGCCGAGGACATTAAACAGAACAGGACCTTCCCCAATGTGGACGGAATCAAGTTCCTGACCCATGACGGGGGCTGTGGCTGTGACCGTGGGGATTCGGATACCCTTTGCAACCTTTTGGCAGGCTACATTACCAATCCCAATGTTGCCGGGGCTACCATTCTTAGTCTGGGCTGCCAGAACGCAGAGGTGAAAATTTTGGAGGCCGCCATTGCCAAACGCGACCCCAACTTTACCAAACCCCTGCACATTTTGGAACAACAAAAAAGTAAGAGCGAACGGCATTTTATAGAGGAAGCTGTAAAAAAGACCTTTTTGGGCCTCATCGAAGCCAATAAGGTAACACGCCAACCCTCACCGCTGAGCAAATTGGTCTTGGGCTTGGAATGTGGGGGATCGGACGGATTTTCAGGTATTTCGGCAAATCCGGCCCTAGGCTATGCTTCGGACCTAATAGTGGCCTTGGGCGGGGCCACCGTACTTTCCGAATTTCCCGAGCTTAACGGCGTGGAACAGGAACTCATCAACCGCTGTGAAGCGCCGGAAAATGCGGAGAAATTTGCCAGTATTATGCAGGCCTATTCCGCCAAGGCGGTCTCCATAGGCTCCGGCTTCGAAAACAATCCATCGCCAGGAAATATTAAGGACGGACTCATCACAGACGCTATGAAGTCGGCGGGAGCGGCCAAAAAAGGGGGCACTTCCTTGGTACAAGATGTGCTGGACTATACCGAAAGGGTTACCAAAAATGGACTCAACCTTCTATGTACTCCCGGCAACGATGTGGAGAGCACCACTGGTCTGGCAGGATCTGGCTGCAATGTGATAGCCTTTACAACAGGTCTGGGTACTCCTACCGGGAATCCCGTGGCCCCGGTTATAAAAATGTCCAGCAACAATGCCCTTAGCGAACGCATGAAGGATATTATCGACTTTAACACCGGCAGCATTATTACCGGGGAAGATACCATACAGACCAAGGGAGAGGAATTGTTGGACTATATCATAGAAGTGGCCAGTGGCAATATAGTGCCAGCGGCGGTTCGCTTGGAACAGAACGACTTCATCCCCTGGAAAAGAGGGATTTCCCTATAA
- a CDS encoding zinc-binding alcohol dehydrogenase family protein, with protein sequence MKYIVCEEPGNFQLKEKEAPVRKKGEALLKVNKVGICGTDLHAYTGNQPFFTYPRILGHELATQVIEIDENEKGIEAGDNVVIMPYLSCGHCVACRNGKTNCCTQIQVLGIHTDGGMQEQITVPVDILLPAKHLTNEQMAIVEPLAIAAHSIRRAQIVPGETIVVVGCGPIGIGIMKLAQINGAKVIALDMNQDRLQYAKDKIGVDHIVNVTEDPVQQISEITNGDLATAVFDATGHKGALEHGPTYMSHGGRYILVGLSKGELTFTHPAIHAKETTLLCSRNATVADFERVIEILDQFPTDSFITHNVHFTEMKENFDSWLKPATGVIKATVEF encoded by the coding sequence ATGAAATACATTGTTTGTGAAGAACCAGGGAATTTTCAGTTAAAGGAAAAAGAAGCCCCGGTCAGGAAAAAAGGGGAAGCCCTATTGAAAGTGAATAAGGTAGGTATCTGCGGTACCGACCTCCATGCTTACACTGGCAACCAACCTTTTTTTACCTACCCAAGGATACTTGGTCATGAGCTGGCCACCCAAGTGATTGAAATAGACGAGAACGAAAAGGGCATAGAGGCGGGAGACAATGTAGTGATCATGCCCTATCTGAGCTGTGGCCATTGTGTGGCCTGTAGGAACGGCAAGACCAATTGCTGTACCCAGATCCAGGTACTGGGCATACATACCGATGGTGGCATGCAGGAGCAGATCACCGTACCCGTAGATATTTTATTGCCCGCCAAACACCTGACCAACGAACAAATGGCCATCGTAGAGCCCTTGGCCATAGCGGCACATTCCATACGTAGGGCACAGATAGTTCCCGGGGAAACCATAGTAGTCGTGGGCTGTGGCCCTATCGGCATAGGAATTATGAAACTGGCCCAAATAAATGGGGCCAAAGTCATAGCCCTGGACATGAACCAAGACCGACTGCAGTATGCAAAAGATAAGATTGGGGTGGACCATATTGTAAATGTGACCGAAGATCCGGTACAACAGATTTCGGAAATTACCAATGGTGATCTGGCCACTGCGGTATTCGACGCCACTGGCCATAAAGGAGCCTTGGAACACGGCCCTACCTATATGTCGCACGGCGGAAGATATATCCTCGTGGGACTCTCCAAGGGGGAGCTTACCTTTACCCATCCTGCCATTCACGCCAAGGAAACTACACTTCTGTGCAGCAGGAATGCCACGGTAGCCGATTTTGAAAGGGTGATCGAAATCCTGGACCAGTTCCCAACCGATTCGTTCATTACCCATAACGTGCATTTCACCGAAATGAAGGAGAATTTCGACAGCTGGCTAAAACCCGCTACCGGAGTAATCAAAGCTACAGTTGAATTTTAA
- a CDS encoding FMN-binding protein, whose product MEKIKILLMILVVLGWNCKQNPKQTEQKTETLKQETKAATSLPESIKEIATFVTPDFTDTTDIQNLIIFKELDLSGNTISTINLERAGELYKKLTTRGQAASLPIFEVKGTDLVVLPVQGVGFGGAIWAKVLLDKKTLEIKNIAFEHKGESEGYGAAMVQNTFENQFLGVKINLEEDTFTLQKTIEKANDDGHFIDGLTGATMTSQGAVSMVNQGLRKYSSYLMGD is encoded by the coding sequence ATGGAGAAAATAAAAATACTTTTGATGATCTTGGTTGTACTGGGGTGGAACTGCAAGCAAAATCCAAAACAAACTGAGCAAAAAACTGAAACCCTAAAACAGGAAACCAAAGCCGCTACCTCATTACCCGAAAGTATTAAGGAAATTGCAACCTTTGTAACACCCGATTTTACGGACACGACGGACATTCAAAACCTAATTATTTTTAAGGAGCTCGATTTATCGGGCAACACCATTTCTACCATAAATTTGGAAAGGGCAGGAGAGCTGTACAAAAAGTTGACGACACGCGGCCAAGCGGCTTCATTGCCCATATTTGAAGTGAAGGGAACGGACCTAGTTGTTCTGCCCGTACAGGGTGTTGGTTTTGGTGGGGCCATATGGGCAAAGGTGCTGTTGGATAAAAAGACCCTGGAAATAAAGAACATAGCCTTTGAGCATAAAGGGGAATCTGAAGGTTATGGTGCGGCTATGGTCCAGAATACCTTTGAGAATCAGTTCCTTGGCGTTAAAATTAACTTGGAGGAAGACACATTCACATTGCAAAAAACAATTGAAAAAGCTAATGATGACGGACATTTTATTGACGGGTTAACCGGAGCAACCATGACAAGTCAAGGCGCCGTTTCCATGGTGAATCAGGGTTTGCGAAAATATAGCAGCTATTTGATGGGGGATTGA